In one Massilia endophytica genomic region, the following are encoded:
- a CDS encoding flagellar motor protein MotB — protein sequence MLKPHDKGHGETIVKRGGGKHKHDEHGGAWKVAFADFCLALMCLFLVLWLMAARNTESLEQVLTESDGNRTDQGKGVMPQQVGGPRGSLIERFPMPRTGYADVQGEGKSNEPANPQPAKVNYQSPEDLKKLADALAEMSKDAGLANNLESVITPYGLRVMLHDTDKQGMFVRGSAVPTGRFATLLKKMGPLFAQMENQMLIVGHTDSAQYADTSYFAFSNWNLSSNRAMAARAQLLLGTMPAESVLQVVGMADRAPLNLKNAAASENRRIELLILTTGQADAIKAMFGMPGENTAELGKDIDAQVPDAGVLQQLRNTLAPKR from the coding sequence GTGCTAAAGCCGCATGACAAGGGCCACGGCGAGACCATCGTCAAGCGCGGGGGCGGCAAGCACAAGCACGACGAGCACGGCGGCGCCTGGAAGGTAGCCTTCGCCGACTTCTGCCTGGCGCTGATGTGCCTGTTCCTCGTGCTCTGGCTGATGGCCGCGCGCAATACCGAATCGCTGGAGCAGGTGCTGACCGAATCGGACGGCAACCGCACCGACCAGGGCAAGGGCGTGATGCCGCAGCAGGTGGGCGGCCCGCGCGGCAGCCTGATCGAGCGCTTCCCCATGCCCCGCACCGGCTACGCCGACGTGCAGGGCGAAGGCAAGAGCAACGAGCCGGCCAATCCCCAGCCCGCCAAGGTCAACTACCAGAGCCCGGAAGACCTGAAGAAGCTGGCCGACGCCCTGGCCGAAATGAGCAAGGACGCCGGGCTGGCCAACAACCTGGAATCGGTGATCACGCCCTACGGCCTGCGCGTCATGCTGCATGACACGGACAAGCAGGGCATGTTTGTGCGCGGCAGCGCCGTGCCCACGGGCCGCTTCGCCACCCTGCTCAAGAAGATGGGGCCCCTGTTCGCCCAGATGGAAAACCAGATGCTCATCGTCGGCCACACCGACTCGGCCCAGTACGCCGACACCAGCTATTTCGCGTTTTCCAACTGGAACCTGTCGTCCAATCGTGCGATGGCCGCGCGCGCCCAGCTCCTGCTTGGTACAATGCCTGCGGAGAGCGTGCTGCAGGTGGTGGGCATGGCCGACCGGGCGCCGCTCAACCTGAAGAATGCTGCCGCCTCGGAGAACCGCCGCATCGAGCTGCTGATCCTGACCACAGGCCAGGCCGATGCGATCAAGGCCATGTTCGGCATGCCGGGCGAGAACACCGCCGAGCTGGGCAAGGATATCGACGCCCAGGTGCCGGACGCCGGCGTCCTGCAGCAACTGCGCAACACGCTCGCGCCAAAGAGGTAA